TGTTTATAAAAGAAAAAAATTACTTTTCAAGACAATGGAGTATGTCTGCCGGATTATATCGAGTTTTTATGATCCTGGTCCTTCCACGCATGCCCTTTCCAGAAAAATCTGCATCTATATACTGCAAAGCGTTAAGTTTCTGTACCAGCTCATAGAAGCGAGTGTATCCAAGTTGCGTGATTTCATGGAATTCCTTGTAAAGTTCCCCTGTTTGAGGGTCCTTGCCCTGAGCTATTAGACGTAGCAATGTTTTCTCATGTTCATTAAGGGAAACTATGCTCCTGCACAGGTGTAAAAGTCGGGAAGCTTCGTATGCTTTTTCCACATCTTCTATAGAAACTGTACGACTTGCTTTTCTCTCTGCGTTCAGGCCAGCTCTCTTGAGCAGATCTATCCCTATGCGCAGGTCACCTGTAAGGTCTGTGTACTCAACTATCTTTTCCTGTACCTCAGAGGGTACAACATGTGGAAAGAATGCGTGGTACACCCTATTATTGATAATGTCCTGCAACTCACCATACTCATACCTTGGAAAAGCGATCTCTTCCGGCAAAAAGACAGATCCGACCCTGGGATCGAACTTGTACATGGCACCAGTATCGCTCACAATAGCTATAACCCCGATACGTGCTCCTGTGTATTGTTCATGTGCTCTTAGGAGAGAGTACATAACCTCATCGGCATGACCTTCATGAAAAAGGTAGTTGATATCATCAAGGGCAACCACGAGTATCTTGTCAGAGGCTATAAGGTGGTTCACAACCTTCTGGAAAACTTTTCCGAAGGACACTCCCGAAGAAGGGGGAGAAACCTTTAGCAGATTTTCATATATCTTAGCCATAACGGCAAAGCGAGTGGAATCTATCTGACAGTTGACCTTCACAAAGACTACATTCTTGACATGTTCCTGCAGCTCAGCGAATACCTTTTTGATGGCTGTTGTCTTTCCGGTGCCCGGGGGACCGCTTATGAGACAGTTGAGAGGCCTCATGCCTCTTG
This DNA window, taken from Methanomethylovorans hollandica DSM 15978, encodes the following:
- a CDS encoding ORC1-type DNA replication protein; protein product: MSKDMLMWDETIFRNPEILELDHVPEYFAHRDSQLQSLKFTLRPAARGMRPLNCLISGPPGTGKTTAIKKVFAELQEHVKNVVFVKVNCQIDSTRFAVMAKIYENLLKVSPPSSGVSFGKVFQKVVNHLIASDKILVVALDDINYLFHEGHADEVMYSLLRAHEQYTGARIGVIAIVSDTGAMYKFDPRVGSVFLPEEIAFPRYEYGELQDIINNRVYHAFFPHVVPSEVQEKIVEYTDLTGDLRIGIDLLKRAGLNAERKASRTVSIEDVEKAYEASRLLHLCRSIVSLNEHEKTLLRLIAQGKDPQTGELYKEFHEITQLGYTRFYELVQKLNALQYIDADFSGKGMRGRTRIIKTRYNPADILHCLEK